The DNA segment ACTACCAGCAGATCTATTTCCAAGATCTTGAGACGCAGCGGGAATTGATGCTGGAAGTGGTCAAGGCGGCCAGGGTTCGTCTCGAGACCAACCAGGTCGGCCAGGAAGATGTTCTGGCGGCGCAATCTAATGTCTGGCGGCTCGACGCGGAAATACTCGACGCCCGGCACATGATTGACGACGCCATATATAATCTGAATAATCTCCGCGGCCAGAAAATTATTTCATCGGAGCCGACGGTTAAGGCCCCGACCTTCCCCCCTCTCACAAATAACGTAGCCGAACTGGTTGATGCGGCCTATGCCAACTATCCCGAATTGCGCCGTCTGGAATCCCAGTCGGAAAGTTATCATTTTTCATCGCTGGCGGCGGGACGGATGCGCTGGCCGATGCTTTCATTATCGGCACAATACGGTTATCGCACCGGATACGGTATGATGGGACCGCGTGATAATATGGTCAGTTTCGGCGCCAATCTTTCTCTCCCGGTATTTTCCCACAGCAAGCAAGGAGCAATGGCCCGTTCCATGGACTTAATGCGACAAAGCGCCGACGCCCAAATCAACCAATTGCGGCGCGATATCGAAAGCGGGATGGCCACTCTATATCAAAATGCCTGGAGTTATTCGGAGAAAATATCAATATACAACGATAAAATTATTCCGGCGTCGGAGCAGGCCTACAAGAGCGCCTTCGCCGGATTTATCAACAATCGCACTCCATTCACGACCCTTCTGGATTATGCCGTGGATCTTTATCGCGACAAAATTACGGCCAATCAATTGGCCCTTGATTACGCCCGGATAACGGCCGAAATAGAACGCTACACGACCGATACCGGTGCGATAACCGTCAATAATACATCAGAGGTTAAATAATATGTCAGACAAACATCTTTACGATCTATACGAAAATGAACCGCTCCCGGAAGGGGAGGAGGCGGCTCCGCCATACGCCCATACTATGGCGGTCATTCGCTGGGCAATCCTGGGCGGATTGACCATTTTTGCCCTTGTAATGTTTCTTACGGCCTTTGGCTTCGCACCGTGGGCCAATGCCGGATCCGGCGCAGTGCAATATCATTGCCCCATGCACCCGACCTACATAAGCAATCAGCCCGGGGAATGCCCCATCTGCGGCATGACTCTGGTTCCAATTGACAGCAAATCCGGCGATACTAAAACCATAAAAGATACCGCCGCAGCGCCCTCATCTCATGCGACAGAACAGCCGGCGGAGCAACCAGCCGAAATAACTAAGGCCAAACCCGGGCAGTACACTTGTCCGATGCATCCCGAAGTGGTCTCGGATAAGCCGGGACGCTGCCCGATCTGCAACATGAAACTGGTGCAGATAAAGGGCGATTCGACGGCCACCGAAGA comes from the Candidatus Zixiibacteriota bacterium genome and includes:
- a CDS encoding hypothetical protein (Evidence 5 : Unknown function), with protein sequence MRTDLRLNFENYLYGGSQLGVLLIAILTAFTFPVSAQQTSNTTADTLSLDRVISDVLKNNDRLAAARFMEQSSTEKAKGAGKWDDPMLMLGVQNIPTSSWKLNKDDMTMQMVGLSWPIPYAGEKGLESKAAQAEATASTAARNMTASDLITAAKLAYYNLYYQQIYFQDLETQRELMLEVVKAARVRLETNQVGQEDVLAAQSNVWRLDAEILDARHMIDDAIYNLNNLRGQKIISSEPTVKAPTFPPLTNNVAELVDAAYANYPELRRLESQSESYHFSSLAAGRMRWPMLSLSAQYGYRTGYGMMGPRDNMVSFGANLSLPVFSHSKQGAMARSMDLMRQSADAQINQLRRDIESGMATLYQNAWSYSEKISIYNDKIIPASEQAYKSAFAGFINNRTPFTTLLDYAVDLYRDKITANQLALDYARITAEIERYTTDTGAITVNNTSEVK